In one window of Hevea brasiliensis isolate MT/VB/25A 57/8 chromosome 10, ASM3005281v1, whole genome shotgun sequence DNA:
- the LOC110648538 gene encoding H/ACA ribonucleoprotein complex subunit 3-like protein, protein MYLQFYINEKGDKVYTTKKESPLGLATQSAHPARFSPDDKFSRQRVLLKKRFGLLPTQQPPPKY, encoded by the exons ATGTATCTTCAGTTCTACATAAACGAGAAAGGTGATAAGGTGTACACCACCAAG AAGGAATCACCACTGGGGCTTGCTACTCAATCTGCTCATCCAG CTCGCTTCTCTCCTGATGATAAATTCTCAAGGCAAAGAGTTCTTCTAAAGAAGCGCTTTGGATTGTTGCCAACCCAGCAGCCACCTCCAAAGTACTGA